Genomic DNA from Oscillatoria salina IIICB1:
GCTAATTGCTAAGAGCAATATAGCGCGGGCTTCTCCATATCTTGAAAGATAGAGAGAACTTCCTTAGAGATAAGATGGGTACTAGAATGAACTATTACTATCTTACCTTTACGGCGTTTTATAGTGGGGAACTCGTCCAGCCCCACTCGTTTAATATTGATAGCTGCTGAGATGTCTCTATCAACCGAAATCTGTTCAATTTCATCCCAATATTCCCTGATACTGCAATCGGTGAAAACAAATTCATCACGATAACAAAGTAATTGGGATGTATAGGCAGGATTCACTTCAATCACAGCAACTCCAGCTTTTTCAGCTATGTAGTTAAAGATTGAAAAGAACTGCCCAAAAGCAGCATCAGCCCAGGACTTATTCAGTCCTGATTTAGCACTTTGCCCGTTCGGAAGATCCTTACCAGCATCGTCTTGAATAGGCTTATTTTTTCGACTTAAACCTGACAGATTGAGCCTTTCATGAAAGAAAACTTCTTTCCCCGTCCTTAATAGTTTATGGGCTGTTTTAAAGGCATGGTCTTTTCTGGCTCTAGCAATTCTTTGATGCTCTCTACTTTCTCTTTTAGCTAGTCTTCTTCTGGCTTTACTTCCCTTTTTCTTATTAGCCTTGCGCCTTGAAACTTTAGCTAATCTGTCTTCAGATTTACGAAAAGATTTAAGAGAAGGTAATTTTTCTCCGTCAGAAGTAGCTAGATAATCATCTTGATAGAGAACAGCATCTAACCCCATTGAATTATCCCAGGTGGGAATAATCTGATCGGGATTAAACTCAGGGATAGTAGGGTCATCAAGCCTTAAATTAACATACCAACCGTCAGCTTTTTTGATGATTTGAGCTTGTTTAAGAATAGCTCCAATGGGTAAATATCTGTGCATTCTTATCTTTAGTAATCCCATCTTAGGGACTTGAAGATCAAAGAATTTTCCTCCTAGAGAACAAGAATGAATACTTAGTCCTCCTCCTTCAAATATCATTGACCTAAATCGGTTACTAGATTTCAAACGAGGTTTCCCAGATTTTTTACCATTACTATCTCCTGAAACATAACGAGAAAAAGCTTTATCTACCCGTTGACAAACTTCTTATAAAGTCAAAGATGGAACTTCTGATCAGTTTAATTTCTCTTTTGACCATTGAACAGTTACCATGTCTTTTTTGAGAAGAGGCAACTGCTTTTTTTGTGAGTAGTAATTGGGTTTTTCTTTGAATTCAGGAAGATAGCAAATAAGAGGACAAGAATTAACGGCACATCGATTCTGCTCCCACCATTGAAAACGTTCACCCAATTGCCGATTAAACCAAAAACGACATACTCTTAACCACCGATTTAAGGTGATTTTTTGGTCTGTCGTTGGTAATAGTCGGTACTGATAGGTGAACTTCATAGGTGTATGCTATTTATGCTACTCTGATTATAGCCACCCTTTTTAAAAATGTCAATGAATAAAGATTTGGTTTCTAGTGGTAGGTCTGTCTCTGACTTGAAAGCCCATCTGGTCTTAACTACCAAATATCGCAAGGATGTTTTTTTACAGTAGAAATGATTAAAGGTCTTCATGAAATTATGTCTGATTTATGTCAAAAATGGGACGGCAAGTTAATTGAATTTAATGGAGAAGCCAATCATGTCCATCTTCTGTTTCAATACTATCCTCAAATGGAGTTACCCAAATTTATTAACAGTATAAAATCAGTTTCTAGTCGTAAAATTAGACAAGAATATTTTGAGCATCTTAATAATATCGGCAAAGAGTTTTAGGGAATGAGTCTTACTTTATTGCTTCTTGTGGTAGTGTTACTATATCAGTTCTTAAGAAATATATTGAGGACCAAGATACACCTACATAATGGTGTTTGTAAAAATTAGGGGCATCGAACCCCTAATTTTTACCCACCTATCATCCCGACACCGACCTGTCGG
This window encodes:
- a CDS encoding helix-turn-helix domain-containing protein, with product MKFTYQYRLLPTTDQKITLNRWLRVCRFWFNRQLGERFQWWEQNRCAVNSCPLICYLPEFKEKPNYYSQKKQLPLLKKDMVTVQWSKEKLN